A single region of the Marinobacter salinisoli genome encodes:
- a CDS encoding NAD(P)H-quinone oxidoreductase produces MKAIRVTDGQLSWEDCEAQSELPADHVEIEVVWTAINRADLMQRAGLYPPPPGASDILGLEVSGRIAAVGDSVSEFAVGDEVCALLTGGGYATRVVVPAVQVLPVPKGYTLRQAAAIPEVFATAWLNLYMEAGLKPGERVLLHAAASGLGTAVIQLATAFGNPVFATAGGSEKLEVCKQLGASGLWNRNEGSFVDAVKAWGGGVDMVLDPVGGKYIAEDQKVLNVDGRIVLIGLMGGRMAEVDLGLMLVKRHQLIGSTLRSRTVEDKGRVMQELHKRVWPLLSAGQIEPVIDCDWPITEAEQAMAYVTENRNTGKVLLKVSD; encoded by the coding sequence ATGAAAGCAATCAGGGTAACTGACGGACAATTGAGCTGGGAGGACTGCGAAGCCCAGAGCGAATTACCCGCCGACCATGTGGAAATCGAGGTTGTCTGGACCGCCATCAATCGGGCCGACCTGATGCAGCGCGCAGGACTCTATCCCCCTCCGCCCGGCGCCTCCGACATACTGGGGCTGGAGGTCAGTGGTCGTATTGCGGCGGTGGGCGATTCTGTCAGTGAATTTGCCGTGGGTGATGAGGTGTGTGCACTGCTTACCGGTGGCGGTTACGCCACGCGAGTTGTGGTGCCTGCGGTGCAGGTGCTGCCCGTTCCCAAGGGCTACACCCTCAGGCAGGCGGCTGCAATTCCGGAAGTCTTTGCCACGGCCTGGCTCAACCTGTACATGGAAGCGGGCTTGAAACCGGGGGAACGGGTTCTGTTGCATGCCGCAGCGAGTGGGCTGGGAACCGCCGTCATTCAGCTGGCTACCGCGTTCGGTAACCCGGTATTCGCGACCGCAGGCGGGAGCGAGAAGCTCGAGGTGTGTAAGCAGTTGGGTGCCTCGGGCCTGTGGAACCGCAATGAGGGTTCCTTTGTGGATGCGGTGAAAGCCTGGGGAGGCGGTGTCGACATGGTGCTCGATCCGGTCGGTGGCAAGTACATCGCCGAGGATCAAAAAGTGCTCAATGTGGATGGCCGGATTGTCCTCATCGGCTTGATGGGTGGCCGGATGGCCGAAGTGGATCTGGGCCTGATGCTGGTAAAACGCCACCAATTGATTGGGTCGACCCTCAGGTCGCGGACAGTGGAAGATAAAGGCCGGGTTATGCAGGAACTGCACAAGCGGGTCTGGCCTCTGCTGAGTGCCGGACAGATTGAGCCTGTGATCGACTGCGACTGGCCGATTACCGAGGCCGAGCAGGCAATGGCTTATGTCACCGAAAATCGCAACACAGGCAAAGTACTGCTGAAAGTGTCCGATTAG